A window of the Lolium perenne isolate Kyuss_39 chromosome 7, Kyuss_2.0, whole genome shotgun sequence genome harbors these coding sequences:
- the LOC127315012 gene encoding uncharacterized protein, producing the protein MGCNMSRLAKAPISVVRIILPSIFPRIAENKSRAETEGKGASSMAISAVLDNDDLLYEILLRLAFPTSLVRAALVCKRWLALASAPAFLRRFRDLHPPSLLGFYVETEGTYPPKFVPLPQPPELAAVISRASFDLDSLSRDKFDVEYCNSLLILHTAHKTRVRCSLYPARYTAVLPTFRGTSIHDDSLTYHEHEILAKAGGGAGDGLSYFCLAMGYKEQHTVMDVYVLQDGVWAIHSSVVTQVPKIELQLPRTLLGDTKIYNSASVNDRHKLVVLDLVSSSLSLLDLPEEMLPLSFELSLTDDSHLHLIHVKGSQLHIWLHQMDGNGLSSWFLEGTICLHEICANSMLPNCILKDANVEAVGGNSRFVFMEADDVLYLFDIKNKAAKKVYEITPEAKSLDCVIPIMMVWPPKFPVMMERCDPK; encoded by the coding sequence ATGGGGTGCAACATGAGTCGTCTCGCCAAGGCGCCGATCTCTGTGGTCCGAATAATCCTTCCCTCAATTTTTCCCAGAATCGCAGAGAACAAATCGAGAGCAGAGACGGAAGGAAAGGGGGCGTCCTCAATGGCCATCTCGGCCGTGCTCGACAACGACGACCTTCTCTACgagatcctcctccgcctcgcCTTCCCCACAAGCCTTGTCCGCGCCGCTCTCGTCTGCAAGCGCTGGCTCGCCCTCGCCTCCGCGCCCGCCTTCCTCCGCCGCTTCCGCGACCTCCACCCGCCCAGCCTCCTTGGCTTCTACGTCGAAACCGAGGGCACCTACCCCCCAAAGTTCGTGCCGTTACCTCAGCCCCCCGAGCTCGCCGCCGTCATCTCCCGTGCTAGCTTCGATTTGGACTCCTTGAGCAGAGACAAGTTCGACGTGGAATACTGCAATAGCCTGCTCATCCTCCACACCGCACACAAGACAAGGGTGCGATGTTCCCTGTACCCTGCGAGGTACACGGCCGTCCTCCCAACCTTCCGGGGCACGAGCATCCATGACGACAGTTTAACGTATCACGAGCATGAAATCCTCGCCAAAGCCGGCGGTGGCGCAGGGGATGGCCTGTCCTACTTCTGCTTGGCAATGGGTTATAAAGAGCAGCACACAGTTATGGACGTGTATGTGCTACAGGACGGTGTATGGGCCATCCACTCTTCCGTTGTAACTCAAGTCCCTAAAATTGAACTGCAACTGCCTCGTACTTTGCTTGGTGACACTAAGATCTATAATTCGGCCTCTGTGAACGACAGGCATAAGCTGGTCGTGCTAGATCTTGTGTCCTCATCATTGTCACTTTTGGACTTGCCAGAAGAGATGTTGCCGTTAAGCTTCGAGCTCTCGCTTACCGATGATTCTCATCTTCATCTGATCCATGTAAAGGGATCTCAGCTTCACATCTGGCTCCACCAGATGGATGGCAATGGCCTATCCAGCTGGTTCCTCGAGGGTACCATTTGCTTGCATGAGATATGTGCTAATTCCATGCTACCAAATTGCATCTTGAAGGATGCTAACGTGGAGGCGGTTGGGGGAAATTCTCGGTTTGTTTTCATGGAGGCAGATGATGTCCTATACCTGTTTGATATTAAGAACAAGGCGGCAAAGAAGGTTTACGAGATTACGCCAGAGGCTAAATCTTTGGATTGTGTCATTCCTATTATGATGGTTTGGCCTCCTAAATTCCCTGTCATGATGGAAAGATGCGATCCAAAATAA